The following are encoded together in the Saliniramus fredricksonii genome:
- the sseA gene encoding 3-mercaptopyruvate sulfurtransferase: protein MNATDKPDAGNAPFVSADWLKENIDTPDLVVVDGSYYLAAMNRDAEAEFLAAHIPGAVRFDIDSIKDLANPLPHMIPSAEDFASAVGAKGINDDSRIVVYDGAGLFSAPRVWWMFTIFGARNVSILEGGFPAWRAADGSIEEGPARPRQPARFTARLDREAVADLPRIEAALADPTIQVVDARSAARFRGEAPEPRAGLPSGHMPGSVNLPHTEVVEDGFLKDPQSIQDALRRHGIDPTKPVITSCGSGVSAAILSLAFMRIGHPPQALFDGSWTEWASREDAPIGTGDPSTR from the coding sequence ATGAACGCCACCGACAAACCGGATGCGGGCAATGCCCCATTCGTCAGCGCCGACTGGCTGAAGGAGAATATCGACACGCCAGACCTCGTCGTCGTCGATGGCTCGTATTATCTGGCTGCAATGAACCGGGACGCCGAAGCCGAGTTTCTCGCCGCGCACATACCCGGCGCCGTGCGTTTCGATATCGATTCGATCAAGGATCTCGCCAATCCACTGCCGCACATGATCCCGAGCGCGGAGGATTTCGCTTCGGCGGTCGGCGCGAAGGGGATCAATGATGACAGCCGCATCGTCGTCTATGATGGCGCGGGCCTGTTTTCGGCGCCGCGCGTATGGTGGATGTTCACGATCTTCGGCGCGCGCAACGTCTCCATCCTGGAAGGCGGTTTCCCGGCCTGGCGCGCGGCCGACGGCTCGATCGAGGAAGGTCCCGCGCGTCCGCGCCAGCCTGCCCGTTTCACGGCTCGGCTCGACCGTGAGGCCGTCGCCGATCTGCCACGCATCGAAGCTGCCCTCGCGGATCCGACGATCCAGGTCGTCGATGCCCGCTCCGCCGCCCGTTTCCGCGGCGAGGCGCCAGAGCCGCGTGCCGGGCTGCCCTCGGGACACATGCCGGGCAGCGTGAACCTGCCACATACGGAAGTGGTGGAAGACGGTTTTCTGAAAGATCCCCAGAGCATTCAGGATGCGCTGCGGCGCCACGGCATCGACCCGACGAAACCCGTGATCACCTCCTGCGGCTCCGGCGTCTCGGCGGCGATCCTCTCGCTCGCCTTCATGCGCATCGGCCATCCGCCGCAGGCCCTGTTCGACGGGTCATGGACGGAATGGGCGTCGCGCGAGGACGCGCCGATTGGCACGGGCGATCCGTCAACACGCTGA
- the pncA gene encoding bifunctional nicotinamidase/pyrazinamidase: MPMTDLALRPDDAFLVTDLQYDFLPGGALAVPDGDAVIAPINALVKRFQRAGAHVLLTQDWHPPGHFSFASSHEGKEPFAQVEMAYGPQILWPDHCVQGTRGAEIVRNLEADCAELVIRKGYNPAIDSYSAFREADHETMTGLAGYLRERGLRRVFLAGLALDFCVFWSARDAVEAGFETVLVTDACRAIDMDGSREKALADMREKGVVFCETGDILGNG, encoded by the coding sequence ATGCCGATGACCGACCTTGCGTTACGCCCCGACGACGCGTTTCTCGTGACCGATCTGCAATACGACTTCCTGCCCGGTGGGGCGCTGGCCGTGCCGGACGGGGACGCGGTGATCGCGCCGATCAACGCGCTGGTAAAGCGGTTTCAGCGTGCGGGTGCGCATGTCCTGCTGACGCAGGACTGGCATCCGCCCGGCCATTTCTCCTTCGCTTCGAGCCATGAGGGCAAGGAGCCGTTCGCACAGGTCGAGATGGCTTACGGCCCGCAGATCCTGTGGCCGGATCATTGTGTTCAGGGCACCCGCGGCGCAGAGATCGTACGCAATCTCGAGGCCGATTGCGCCGAGCTCGTCATCCGCAAAGGCTACAACCCCGCCATCGACAGCTATTCCGCCTTCCGCGAGGCCGATCACGAGACCATGACCGGGCTCGCCGGTTATCTGCGCGAGCGCGGGCTGCGGCGTGTCTTCCTTGCCGGTCTCGCGCTGGATTTCTGCGTTTTCTGGAGTGCGCGCGATGCGGTCGAGGCGGGATTCGAGACGGTGCTCGTCACCGATGCCTGCCGCGCCATCGACATGGACGGATCGCGCGAGAAGGCACTTGCGGATATGCGCGAGAAGGGTGTCGTCTTCTGCGAGACCGGGGATATTCTCGGCAATGGCTGA